The proteins below come from a single Streptomyces sp. M92 genomic window:
- the gatA gene encoding Asp-tRNA(Asn)/Glu-tRNA(Gln) amidotransferase subunit GatA has product MSDIIKLTAAEIAAKIAAGELTAVEVTEAHLARIEAVDEKVHAFLHVDREGALAQARAVDAKRQRGEKLGPLAGVPLALKDIFTTEGVPTTVGSKILEGWLPPYDATVTKRLKAADVVILGKTNMDEFAMGSSTENSAYGPTGNPWDLTKIPGGSGGGSSAALAAFQAPLAIGTDTGGSIRQPAAVTGTVGVKPTYGGVSRYGMVAFSSSLDQGGPCARTVLDAALLHEVIAGHDPMDSTSIDAPVPAVVEAARNGSVQGMRVGVVKQFRGEGYQAGVVQRFDESVELLKELGAEIVELDCPSFDLALSAYYLIAPSECSSNLARFDGLRYGLRTGDDGTHSAEEVTSLTREAGFGPEVKRRVMLGTYALSSGYYDAYYGSAQKVRTLIKQEFERAFEQVDVIVSPTTPTTAFAIGERADDPMAMYLADLCTIPTNLAGNAAMSLPCGLAPEDNLPVGLQIIAPAMKDDRLYKVGAAVEAAFVEKWGHPLIEEAPSL; this is encoded by the coding sequence ATGAGCGACATCATCAAGCTCACCGCGGCCGAGATCGCCGCGAAGATCGCCGCCGGCGAGCTGACGGCCGTCGAGGTCACCGAGGCCCACCTGGCCCGCATCGAGGCCGTCGACGAGAAGGTGCACGCCTTCCTGCACGTCGACCGCGAGGGCGCCCTCGCCCAGGCCCGCGCCGTGGACGCCAAGCGCCAGCGCGGCGAGAAGCTCGGCCCGCTGGCCGGCGTGCCGCTCGCGCTCAAGGACATCTTCACCACCGAGGGCGTGCCCACGACCGTCGGCTCGAAGATCCTCGAGGGCTGGCTCCCGCCGTACGACGCGACCGTCACCAAGCGCCTCAAGGCCGCCGACGTCGTCATCCTCGGCAAGACCAACATGGACGAGTTCGCCATGGGGTCCTCGACGGAGAACAGCGCGTACGGCCCGACCGGCAACCCGTGGGACCTCACCAAGATCCCCGGCGGTTCCGGCGGCGGCTCCTCCGCCGCCCTCGCCGCCTTCCAGGCGCCGCTCGCCATCGGCACCGACACCGGCGGCTCCATCCGCCAGCCCGCGGCCGTCACCGGCACGGTCGGCGTCAAGCCGACGTACGGCGGCGTCTCGCGCTACGGCATGGTGGCCTTCTCCTCCTCCCTCGACCAGGGCGGCCCCTGCGCCCGCACGGTCCTGGACGCGGCCCTGCTGCACGAGGTGATCGCCGGGCACGACCCGATGGACTCCACGTCGATCGACGCGCCGGTCCCCGCGGTCGTCGAGGCGGCCCGCAACGGCAGCGTGCAGGGCATGCGCGTCGGCGTCGTCAAGCAGTTCCGCGGCGAGGGCTACCAGGCCGGCGTCGTCCAGCGCTTCGACGAGTCCGTCGAGCTGCTGAAGGAGCTGGGCGCCGAGATCGTCGAGCTGGACTGCCCGTCCTTCGACCTCGCGCTCTCCGCGTACTACCTGATCGCCCCCTCCGAGTGCTCCTCCAACCTCGCCCGCTTCGACGGCCTGCGCTACGGCCTCCGTACCGGCGACGACGGCACGCACTCCGCGGAGGAGGTCACCTCCCTGACCCGCGAGGCCGGCTTCGGCCCCGAGGTCAAGCGCCGCGTCATGCTCGGCACGTACGCCCTGTCGAGCGGCTACTACGACGCGTACTACGGCAGCGCCCAGAAGGTCCGCACCCTCATCAAGCAGGAGTTCGAGCGGGCCTTCGAGCAGGTCGACGTGATCGTCTCCCCGACGACCCCGACCACCGCCTTCGCGATCGGCGAGCGCGCCGACGATCCGATGGCGATGTACCTGGCCGACCTGTGCACCATCCCCACCAACCTGGCGGGCAACGCGGCCATGTCGCTGCCCTGCGGCCTCGCGCCGGAGGACAACCTGCCGGTGGGTCTGCAGATCATCGCCCCCGCCATGAAGGACGACCGGCTCTACAAGGTCGGCGCCGCCGTCGAGGCCGCCTTCGTGGAAAAGTGGGGCCACCCGCTGATCGAGGAGGCACCGTCGCTGTGA
- the gatC gene encoding Asp-tRNA(Asn)/Glu-tRNA(Gln) amidotransferase subunit GatC — translation MPGITREEVAHLARLARLELKPEELEHFAGQLDDIIGAVARVSEVADQDVPPTSHPLPLTNVMRPDEVRPSLTPEQALSGAPAQEQQRFKVPQILGEE, via the coding sequence ATGCCTGGCATCACGCGCGAGGAGGTCGCCCACCTCGCCCGGCTGGCGCGTCTGGAGCTGAAGCCCGAAGAGCTCGAGCACTTCGCGGGACAGCTGGACGACATCATCGGCGCGGTCGCCCGCGTCAGTGAGGTCGCCGACCAAGACGTACCGCCGACCTCGCACCCGCTCCCGCTGACGAACGTCATGCGGCCGGACGAGGTCCGTCCGTCGCTCACGCCCGAGCAGGCGCTCTCCGGCGCCCCGGCCCAGGAGCAGCAGCGTTTCAAGGTGCCGCAGATCCTGGGGGAGGAGTAA
- a CDS encoding putative bifunctional diguanylate cyclase/phosphodiesterase gives MEPTESAAEGSRLRLRRMVGAWPVSRWFGQRGGGAPRPAADARASASPPGHGFAPSATGRGPAPSATGHGSVPPPTGHGRAWSSDGHGSERAVDGPGPDGERHLSWPALPSAVVAAAAFVLGAGFYRAFTGGHALFPSGTAGWALAVLTGIVVGHLVMLGRSRWWGGTGSGAALTLAVLLLYGWVPAGMVSLTVVVLVGIARRGRWRHGVLHGAVDILGIAAGATLLGVCGSVPSVEEPWDPHTWGVYAAPKVVLVAVAYLAVTRALLWYLQAPRAGLPTVARTALVRQGLVAVALLGIAPLVCVVAVAKPLLLPLFAIPLIALDYTLWIARARAEEQLRDPLTGLPNRQWLLERTWTALDDAERIGARAALMLIDLDRFRSVNDTLGHLAGDRLLLQTADRLRQALPRGAEAARLGGDEFAVLLPVADSTTSATRIARGLVGALSSPMDLDGLTLVLEASAGVAVFPDHALDAEGLLRRADVAMYQAKRDRTGVEVYESKRDSNTPDRLGLLGDLRRALDAHEVQLHYQPKVRFDGHVAGLEALVRWVHPERGKVPPDEFIAIAESSGLMPHLTEYVLETALEQVAHWRSQGLFVPVAVNVSPRDVHTPGFAGSVAARLARHGVPAGALQLEITEHVLLEDPQRAADTLNALTGHGVKMSLDDFGTGYSSLVHLRRLPVSELKIDRSFVARLAVDTEDAEIVRCTVDLAHSLGLLVVAEGVEDDETWERLRDLGCDAVQGWLVAAAMPPEETTAWLLARGARGWQRPAAALPAAAGDDPGRVG, from the coding sequence ATGGAACCGACCGAGAGCGCCGCCGAAGGCTCACGGCTGCGCCTGCGCCGCATGGTGGGCGCGTGGCCCGTGAGCCGGTGGTTCGGGCAGCGGGGCGGTGGCGCACCGCGTCCGGCCGCGGACGCCCGTGCCTCAGCGTCGCCGCCCGGCCACGGCTTCGCCCCGTCGGCGACCGGCCGGGGTCCGGCCCCCTCGGCGACGGGCCACGGCTCGGTTCCGCCGCCGACCGGCCACGGCCGGGCGTGGTCGTCCGACGGCCACGGCTCGGAAAGGGCGGTCGACGGCCCCGGCCCGGACGGTGAACGGCACCTGTCCTGGCCCGCGTTGCCCTCGGCGGTCGTCGCGGCCGCCGCCTTCGTGCTGGGCGCCGGCTTCTACCGGGCGTTCACCGGCGGCCACGCGCTCTTCCCGTCCGGCACCGCCGGCTGGGCGCTGGCCGTGCTGACCGGCATCGTCGTCGGCCACCTGGTCATGCTCGGCCGCTCCCGCTGGTGGGGCGGCACCGGTTCCGGCGCCGCCCTCACCCTGGCCGTCCTGCTGCTGTACGGCTGGGTTCCGGCCGGCATGGTCAGCCTCACCGTCGTCGTCCTGGTCGGCATAGCCCGGCGGGGCCGCTGGCGGCACGGCGTCCTGCACGGCGCGGTGGACATCCTCGGCATCGCCGCGGGGGCGACGCTGCTCGGTGTCTGCGGCTCCGTGCCGTCCGTGGAGGAACCCTGGGACCCGCACACCTGGGGGGTGTACGCGGCGCCCAAGGTGGTGCTCGTCGCCGTCGCCTACCTCGCCGTCACCCGAGCCCTGCTGTGGTACCTCCAGGCGCCGCGGGCCGGTCTGCCCACCGTGGCCCGCACCGCCCTCGTCAGACAGGGCCTGGTCGCCGTGGCACTGCTCGGCATCGCCCCGCTGGTCTGCGTGGTGGCCGTCGCCAAGCCGCTGCTGCTGCCGCTGTTCGCCATTCCGCTGATCGCCCTCGACTACACGCTGTGGATCGCCCGCGCCCGCGCCGAGGAGCAGCTGCGCGACCCGCTCACCGGCCTGCCCAACCGGCAGTGGCTGCTGGAGCGCACCTGGACCGCGCTGGACGACGCCGAGCGCATCGGCGCCCGCGCCGCCCTGATGCTGATCGACCTCGACCGCTTCCGTTCGGTCAACGACACCCTCGGACACCTCGCCGGCGACCGGTTGCTGCTGCAGACCGCCGACCGGCTGCGGCAGGCCCTGCCGCGCGGGGCGGAGGCCGCGCGGCTCGGCGGCGACGAGTTCGCCGTCTTACTGCCCGTCGCCGACTCGACCACGTCGGCGACCCGGATCGCCCGGGGGCTGGTCGGCGCGCTCAGCTCCCCGATGGACCTCGACGGGCTCACCCTCGTCCTGGAGGCCAGCGCCGGTGTCGCGGTCTTCCCCGACCACGCGCTGGACGCCGAGGGGCTGCTGCGCCGTGCGGACGTGGCGATGTACCAGGCGAAGCGGGACCGCACGGGCGTCGAGGTCTACGAGTCCAAGCGGGACTCCAACACCCCGGACCGGCTCGGTCTCCTCGGCGACCTGCGCCGCGCCCTGGACGCCCACGAGGTGCAGTTGCACTACCAGCCCAAGGTCCGCTTCGACGGACACGTGGCCGGTCTGGAGGCGCTGGTGCGGTGGGTGCACCCGGAGCGGGGCAAGGTGCCGCCGGACGAGTTCATAGCGATCGCGGAGTCGTCCGGGCTGATGCCCCATCTCACCGAGTACGTACTGGAGACGGCGCTCGAACAGGTCGCCCACTGGCGTTCCCAGGGCCTGTTCGTGCCGGTCGCGGTCAACGTCTCCCCGCGCGACGTGCACACCCCCGGCTTCGCCGGCTCGGTCGCCGCCCGGCTGGCCCGGCACGGCGTCCCGGCGGGAGCGCTCCAACTGGAGATCACCGAGCACGTCCTCCTGGAGGACCCGCAGCGCGCCGCCGACACCCTCAACGCCCTGACCGGGCACGGCGTCAAGATGTCCCTGGACGACTTCGGCACCGGCTACTCCTCCCTCGTCCACCTGCGCCGCCTGCCGGTCAGCGAGCTGAAGATCGACCGTTCCTTCGTGGCCCGGCTGGCCGTCGACACCGAGGACGCCGAGATTGTGCGCTGCACCGTCGACCTCGCGCACTCCCTCGGCCTGCTGGTCGTCGCCGAGGGCGTGGAGGACGACGAGACCTGGGAACGCCTGCGCGACCTCGGCTGCGACGCCGTACAGGGCTGGCTGGTCGCCGCCGCGATGCCGCCGGAGGAGACCACCGCCTGGCTGCTGGCCCGCGGCGCCCGCGGCTGGCAGCGCCCCGCCGCCGCGCTCCCCGCGGCAGCGGGGGACGACCCGGGCCGGGTCGGCTGA